The genomic DNA AGGCTGGATTGCCGAGTTGGATTTGTAATGAAATGTGTCGTTGGGTGGACTTGGAGAGGTCCGGCTCATCGATGTACTGTTTGTTGTTCGTGACTGGCTTTCATGTCGCAAATCACGAGTACGTATTCCGGGGGGCGGTTAGAGCCAGCCGAGCATTGAACTGGCAATAACAATGCTTCCGAGAGCAAGGCAGTAGAAGCCGAACATCGCTAGTTTTCCGGCTGCGACCAGTTTAAGGAGTAGTTTCAACGCAGCGACTCCGACAATGAACGCAAAGAAGGTCCCGATGGCGATCGTTGTCAGTGGTGTTCCTGCAGAGCCCTCTTCGAGCAGGTCTTTGAGAGTCAAAATCGTAGCCCCCAGAAGGGCTGGAACCGCGATGTAAAAGCTAAAGCTCGCAGCTGCTTCTCGTTTGACTCCCATTAAAAGTGCACCCACGATTGTACTGCCGGAACGAGAAATTCCAGGCATGGGAGCGATTGCCTGGAAGAGGCCGATCACGAATGCGTCTCGATAACGGATCTCAGAAAGTTGCCTCTCACCCACATCGATCCGGGGAGTCACAAAGAGAAGCATCGAAGTGATCAATAAGCCGAAGCCGGCGTAGATTGCATGAGAAGAGGCTGCTTCAAATTTTGACTTCAGGAGTAAACCTGTGACGACCACTGGCAGAGTAGCGATCACGATTGATGTCATTAATTTGAAATTGGAGAGAACCGGAAGCAGGTCCTTGCGAAAAACAACCAGGATGGACAAGAGCGTTCCGAAATGCAGAGTAATGTTCAGCTCAAGGTTCTCTAAGTCTCCACCGAGAAGAGATTCGAGAATGACCAGATGGCCCGAGGAACTGATTGGCAGAAACTCAGCAATTCCTTGTACGATTCCCAGGATGATCACTTCCCAAGTTTGCATGATCTGTGAATCCGGTTCGGTCTTACTGAGTAGTGTTACAGGCTGAAAAGCAACCAGGCTTGTTCGAAGCTGGTTGGCAACAGAATATCAAATAATCCATGAGCGACGAGGCGCCCAGAGGCAATTTGACAGTTCTTTCGGGCAGATTGCTCTGCTGTGTGCCCGTGAAGAACGCATTTCACTAACAAAAATGCTGTTCGCCACGAGGCAGAACCTGCAAACCAATTCGAAAGATGCTCTGAAAGCAGTCTCAAAACCTATGGAATCACAACTTCTCTCCATATCCGAGAGAGCAAAGTCAGGTTTCTGGATCAGGTTCTTCTGCGACTTGCGAACAGCCACGACTCGCCACGACTCGCTCATTTTCAGAGTTTTGGTTATTACGAAGCCTTGCGAAGATCGCTTGCGTCTTTTTCGATTAAACCATGGCGGCGCAATTTCTTGTAAAGTCCGACTCTGCTGATTCCCAGAGATTTCGCGGTTTGTGTTCGGTTATTTCCGTTCACTTGCAAAGCTTGTATGAGCAATTCCCGTTCGTTTTTTGCGACCTGGGTCGCGAGAGACTTTTTCTCGTCCAAATCTGTAAAAGGCTCCATGTTGCTGAACTGAAACTGAGTAATTTTTGATGAGAGATCT from Thalassoglobus polymorphus includes the following:
- a CDS encoding undecaprenyl-diphosphate phosphatase translates to MQTWEVIILGIVQGIAEFLPISSSGHLVILESLLGGDLENLELNITLHFGTLLSILVVFRKDLLPVLSNFKLMTSIVIATLPVVVTGLLLKSKFEAASSHAIYAGFGLLITSMLLFVTPRIDVGERQLSEIRYRDAFVIGLFQAIAPMPGISRSGSTIVGALLMGVKREAAASFSFYIAVPALLGATILTLKDLLEEGSAGTPLTTIAIGTFFAFIVGVAALKLLLKLVAAGKLAMFGFYCLALGSIVIASSMLGWL